The following proteins are co-located in the Apium graveolens cultivar Ventura chromosome 5, ASM990537v1, whole genome shotgun sequence genome:
- the LOC141659749 gene encoding uncharacterized protein LOC141659749, which translates to MEVNKGKGGSIGLSYPMLTSSNYTTWAVKMKVFMQAQGVWITMEPSDPKAAIKDKTDKVAMEMLYQGIPEDVLLSLVEKKTAKDLSEMIKTIHQGANRVKKARIQTLKSEFENLSMKYNENIDDFHMRLNGLVMNIRALGEDMVESYVVKKLLRAVPSRFLHITATIEQFGNLDTMTVEEAVGSLKAHEERVKGKPEIGETQLMLTEEEWAKRENNDGKLLLTREEWQKCNNTERSTGLKSRGNSNKNKIKCFNCNVYGHFTAECRKPK; encoded by the coding sequence ATGGAGGTGAACAAAGGCAAGGGAGGGTCAATAGGCTTGAGTTACCCAATGCTGACAAGTAGTAACTATACAACTTGGGCTGTCAAGATGAAAGTCTTCATGCAGGCACAAGGGGTATGGATTACAATGGAACCAAGTGATCCCAAGGCTGCCATTAAAGACAAAACAGACAAAGTGGCCATGGAAATGTTGTATCAGGGCATACCTGAAGATGTATTGCTCTCATTGGTAGAAAAGAAAACGGCAAAGGACTTATCGGAAATGATAAAGACCATACATCAAGGTGCCAACAGAGTTAAGAAGGCCAGGATTCAAACTCTCAAATCTGAGTTTGAAAATTTGAGCATGAAATATAACGAAAACATTGATGATTTTCACATGAGGTTGAATGGACTCGTAATGAATATACGGGCATTAGGAGAGGACATGGTGGAGTCATATGTCGTGAAAAAACTCCTACGTGCAGTCCCTTCCAGATTTTTACACATCACAGCTACCATAGAACAATTTGGGAATCTTGACACAATGACTGTGGAGGAGGCTGTTGGATCACTAAAGGCACACGAAGAAAGAGTGAAAGGAAAACCAGAGATCGGGGAAACTCAATTGATGCTCACTGAAGAGGAGTGGGCAAAGCGTGAAAATAATGATGGAAAACTACTACTCACTCGAGAGGAGTGGCAAAAATGCAACAATACTGAAAGGTCAACAGGGTTGAAGAGCCGTGGAAATTCTAATAAAAATAAGATAAAATGTTTTAATTGCAATGTCTATGGACACTTTACAGCTGAGTGTCGGAAACCTAAATGA
- the LOC141659750 gene encoding uncharacterized protein LOC141659750 — METNKGKESSFSLSYPILTKTNYTTWAMKMRVLIQAHGVWDAVEPKDTNAAIEDKMDKRALAIIYQGIGEDLLMSIADKMTSKTAWEAIKTVHLGANKVKKAKAQTLKAEFESLVMKDTEQLDDFCMKMNSLVTNIRMSRGKCFNCHNHGYFASECPKPRRDREQRAEAYLTQITDDEPALLVAEFDKIDNNRGTKLNTEEDNMWYLDNGASSHMTGHRGKFKDLDETVMGQVKFGDRSMIHIKGRGTVKLVCKNGEERELKDV, encoded by the exons ATGGAGACCAACAAGGGAAAAGAAAGTTCTTTCAGTTTAAGCTACCCAATTCTAACTAAGACAAATTACACAACATGGGCTATGAAAATGCGTGTGTTGATACAGGCCCATGGTGTATGGGATGCGGTTGAACCCAAAGACACAAATGCTGCAATTGAAGACAAGATGGATAAGCGAGCTTTGGCTATTATATATCAGGGGATAGGTGAAGATCTGTTAATGTCAATAGCTGACAAAATGACCTCAAAGACAGCTTGGGAGGCAATAAAAACAGTTCACCTTGGAGCAAACAAAGTTAAAAAGGCGAAAGCTCAAACTCTTAAGGCTGAATTTGAGTCTCTTGTCATGAAAGATACAGAACAGCTAGATGATTTCTGCATGAAGATGAATAGCCTGGTGACCAACATCCGGAT GAGTAGAGGCAAATGTTTTAACTGCCATAATCACGGATATTTCGCTTCTGAATGCCCTAAGCCAAGGAGAGACAGAGAACAACGAGCTGAGGCATATCTGACTCAAATCACTGATGATGAGCCTGCATTGCTTGTGGCTGAATTCGACAAGATCGACAACAACAGAGGCACTAAACTTAATACGGAGGAGGACAACATGTGGTATCTAGACAATGGTGCCAGCAGTCATATGACTGGGCATCGTGGAAAGTTCAAAGATTTAGACGAAACTGTTATGGGTCAAGTGAAGTTCGGTGACAGGTCTATGATACACATAAAAGGCAGAGGAACTGTGAAGCTTGTGTGTAAAAATGGTGAAGAACGTGAACTGAAAGATGTATAG